TGGAATTCCAGCTATTCGAAGTGCTCGAAGCCGAGACGCTGACGCAGCGTGCGCGTCACGCCGATCACAGCCGCGAGACCTTCAACGCGGCGCTCGAAACCGCGCATGCCGTAGCGGTCGAGAAATTCGCGCCGCACAACCGGTTATTGGACGAGCACGAGCCGCAGTTCGACGGCCAGCGCGTGACGATGCCGCACGAGGTCAAGGACGCGCTCGACGCGTTGCGCACGACCGGCTTTCTCGCCACGGGCAAGGATTACGAATGGGGCGGCATGCAGCTGCCGTCGGTGATTTCGTTCGCGTGTCTGTCGCTGTTCCAGAGCGCGAATATCGCGACGTCGTCTTACGCGATGTTGACGAGCGCGAATGCGAACGTGATCGAACGGTTTGGCTCCGAGGCGCAGAAGCGCAAGTACCTCGGCGCGCTCCTCGAAGGCCGCGCGTTCGGCACGATGGCGCTGACCGAGCCGCAGGCGGGATCGAGTCTGTCGGACTTGACCACCACGGCGACACCGAACCCGGACGGCACCTGGTCGATTCGCGGCAACAAGATTTTCATCTCGGGCGGCGATCACGAGTTGAGCGAGAACATCGTGCATCTGGTGCTCGCGCGTATTCCCGGCGGGCCGCCGGGGGTCAAGGGCATTTCGCTGTTCACGGTCCCGAAGTTCCGCGTCAACGACGACGGCAGCCTCGGCGAGCGCAATGACGTCGCGCTCGCTGGCCTGATTCACAAGATGGGCTGGCTCGGCACGACCTCGACGATGCTGTCGTTCGGCGAACATGGCGAGTGCGTCGGCGAGCTGGTCGGCGAGCCGCATCACGGGCTCGCTTATATGTTCCATATGATGAACGAGGCGCGCATCGGCGTCGGTCTCGGCGCGGTGATGCTCGGCTATCGCGGCTATCTGGCCTCGCTCGACTATGCGCGCGAGCGGCCGCAAGGACGTCATCCGACCAACAAGAATCCGCTCGATCCGCAATTGCCGCTGATCGAACACGCGGACGTGCGCCGCATGCTGCTCGCGCAAAAGGCCTACGTGGAAGGGGCTTACGCGTTGAGCCTTTACGCGGCGCGGCTCGTCGATGAACAGAACACCGGCGAAAGCGAGAACGCGCGCGCCGAGGCCGGGCTGCTGCTCGATCTGCTCACGCCGATCGTCAAGTCGTGGCCGTCGCAATGGTGTCTCGAAGCGAACAGCCTCGCGATCCAGATTCACGGCGGCTACGGCTACACGCGCGAATATCCGGTCGAGCAGTTCTATCGCGACAATCGCCTGAACATGATTCACGAAGGCACGCACGGCATTCAGGCGATCGACCTGCTCGGCCGCAAGGTCACGATGAAACAGGGTGCCGCGCTGAAGCTGCTCGCCCGCGAGCTACAGCGAACGATCGACGCCGCGCGCGAGCATGCACCGCTACAGGCCCACGCCGATGCACTCGGCGCGGCATGGCGCGATCTGAGCGGCACGCTCGAAGCGCTGCTGCCCGCGCTCGCAAGCGATACCGACCGCGCGCTCGCCAACGCGAACGCGTTCCTCGAAGCATTCGGACATATTGTGTTGGCGTGGACGTGGTTGCGGCAGGCGCTGGTGGCCAACGCGGCGTTGCCACGCGCGAACGGCGCGGCGGATCAGGACTTCTATCGCGGCAAGCTGCACGCGTGCCAGTGGTTCTTCCGTTGCGAGCTGCCGCGCGTGGCGTCGATGCTGGCGCTATTGCGCACGCTCGACGATACGACGCTCAGCATGGCGCCGCAGTGGTTCTGACCGACGTCGCACGGCAGTGCAGAGCATCCTGCCACGCGCAGTTTTTTTCAGCATCCCCGTGAGTCCTGGAGTATTGTTTAAGCGCGCCGGAAGCGCCAAATCCGGAACTCCTCTATAAGACCGGCGCTTCCCAGAGTCCAGACCTGCTCGACAAAGCGCGGCGTTTCTAACATGTAACGAAGCGAGATCAACTTATCGAGGAAGGTGAAAACGTGAAAACACTCAATCTTGTGAAGGCGCTCGGTATTGCCTTGTGCGTGGCGAGCGCATCCAGCGCCTATGCCCAGGCAAGCGATGCTCAGGCGCCCGCCGCCACGACAGCCGCGCCCGCCACGTCGAACCGAGCGGCGGATCGCAAGCTCGGCCGCGACGTGCGGCGCGCGCTCGCTAGAGCGCAGGGCTTCAACGTGTCGAACGTGTTCGTGCGGGCGCGCAGCGGCGCGGTGACGTTGACGGGCTCGGTGCCGGACGGCAGCATGATCCAGCAGGCTGCCGACGTCACCAAAGGCGTTCCGGGCGTGACCTCGGTGAACAACAGGCTCACGCTGGGCGTGCCGGCCGGCGGCGGCAATGGTGGAGGAGGCTGAGCGCCGGCCTTTGACTCGCGAAGGGAGCGCCGCGAACATGCGATGCATGCGGCGTCTCCCGCTTCGAGCCGGTACGTCAGCGAACCCTCGCGAAACGTCTGCCCCCCTTGCGTCAATCAAGGCATCACGCTCGCACGACTCCCGTCATCGGTCTGCCCGCCACGGTTCGGCCAAACAGCGCCGCCGCGGTGCGTTCGGGATCGAGTCCGAGACTTTCACTCGCGGTGCCGGAGATCAGCGCATCGAGCGAAGCGGTCGGCTTCAGGTCACGCGACTGATAAAGCTGATGCGGCGCGAGGCCCGGCCAATCCGCGATCACGCGACCACCCTGCACGGAACCCCCAAGCACCATCGCGACCGAGCCGGTGCCATGATCGGTGCCGCCCGTGCCGTTCGCGGCCGCGGTCCGGCCGAACTCCGTCGCGGCCAGCACCGTGGTCTTGCTCCACGATGACCCCATGCCGTCGCGCAGCGCCGCGAGCATCGTGTCGAGCGCCTTCAGCTGATTAGCGAGCCGCGCGTTCTGCGCACTATGCGTGTCCCACCCGCCGGTTTCGATCATCGCGATGCGCGGACCGTCGTCGCGCGCCAGAAAACTCGCCGCGAGCTTGCCGAGGCTCGCTGGGTCCTGACGCGCGCCGGCATCGCCCGCGAGGCCGCGCGCCGCCATCGCCGATTCCCACAGCGGACGCAACTGCGCGTCCTGCTCGTAGAGCTGCGACACGCGCGCGAGCAGATCGTCGGGCGCCTGCGGCAACGCCGACGGTGCATACGACGTCACCGCGGCCGGCCCGCGCAGCGCCATCGGCACGGTCGGCGCGAACGCGATCGCGTTTTCGCGGGTGGCGGGCAGTTGCGCGGCGAGCCGGTTGAGCCAACCGTCGTTCATCTGATACGGCGACGTGCCACCCGTTTCCAGCACGTTCTGTCCATCGAAATGCGAGCGGTCACGATAGGGCGAGGCGACCGCGTGCACGAACAGCACTTCGCGATCCGCGTACAGCTTCGCGACTTGCGCGAGCGCCGGATGCAAAGCGAACGTGCCATCCAGATGCGGCGCGGTCGACGCGTCGATCGCGAGCGGCCCGCGCAGCGTCGCATACGCGGGGTCCGCGTACGGCACGACGATGTTCAGGCCATCGGCCGCGCCACGCTGGATCACGAACACGAAGCGGCGGTCGGTCGCGACGTGCGCGAACGCAATATGGGGCGACACAAACAGCGCGCCGGCACCAGCGGCGGCGACGCTCAGAAACCGGCGGCGTGACAGCATGGCATTCATCTCCGTTGAAAATCGGGCGATACGAGCAGCAACGCGATCGCCGTCGACGCGCTTTCAGCTCGCGACACCGCCGTGGCCGTCGGCTCGCTGAGCGAGCCAGCCAGCAAGGTCTGGCCGAGCGAGCGCGCATCGAGCCGGTCGCCGACGCGCGCGGCGAAACGCTGCGCGACTTCGACGCGGCGCACGAGCGCATCGGGTGCGGCCCAGCTCGCGGCGATATCGTCGTAGCCGGCGGGCGAACCGGGACGCCATACCGGCTGGCCGAGTTGCGTGAGGATCGGCGCGCTCTGCTGATTGCCGAGGTCGTGCCAGCCGAGTCCGCGCATCGACGAAATGGTCCACTCCCACGGCGTCTTGAACTTCATCGCGCCCGGCGACCACGCTTGCGGCGTATCGATCAACGCGCGATAGACGGTCGGCAGATCGCCGTCGCTGCGCGTGAACGCGTCGGCGAGACGTTCGCTCACGCCCGCAGGCGGATCGTCGGCGACGAAATGACGGGCAAGCTTCGTGCCGATATGCCGCGCGGTGGCCGGCGCGTGCGCGAGGTCGTGCAGGATCGCGAGCGCCTGCTGTTCGCCGGCATCGTCGTAGCGGCGTCCCATGATCGTGCGCGAGCCGGGCTCGTGCAGCGCGGGACGAAACACAAAGCTGCCGGGTTCGCCGTTCTGCTCCAGCGCGCGGCGGTTCGCGTTGGCGCCGCCGTTCCCCGGATTGCCGACGAGGCTCCAGCCGGTCAGGGCGCGCGCGAACTCGGTCACGTCGTCCTGGCTATAGCCGCTGCGCACGCCGAGCGTATGCAGTTCCATGATCTCGCGCGCGAGGTTCTCGTTGAGTCCGCGTTTGTTGTCCGGATTGCGTTGCACGGCGCGCAGCGCGGCCATGCTGTCGGGGCCGACCGAGCGGGCCTGGTCGAGGAACAGCTGCATGGCCGGATGACGCTCGACGGCCACCAGCATGTCCTCGAAACGGCCAAGCACGTGCGGGCGAATCGCCTCCGCTTCGAACGACCCGGCGAGCGCCGCGACGCCAGGCTTTTCGGTTGACACCGCGAAGTGATTTGCCCAGAAATGCACGAGCCGTTCGATGAACGGCGTCGGCGTGGTCAGCGCGCTGGCGACGCGCGCGTTGACCGACGAGCGGTACATGTCGAGGATTTCGACTCGCAGCGCCTTTCGTTCGGATTGCCTGGCAGCTTGCGCGTCGGTCTGGATGGCGGCTGCGGTGTTGGTCGCGGCACTGCTAGCGTTGGTCCCCTCGCCCGCCGTCTGTTTCGCCTGCTGCTCGATCTGCATGCGTTGCTGCAAGAGCTCCTTCGACAACGCGATCGAATCGGGCTGGTTCGCCCACGCGGCCGGCCGCGCCTGGTACTGCTCGAATTGCGCGAGCAGCCAGCCCTTCGGATCGGCGGGCGGCGTCTCGTCCGCGCGCGCGCCGAGGCCGAAGCGGTTCAGTGCGACCGCTGCGGAATTCAGGTTCGGTGAGTTGGCCATACGATCCTCGTCGACATGTAAGACGCCTGCTTATCCGTTAAACGGCCGATACGCCGGAATCCGTCGCAATCGCATGCACTTTTTTATTCCCCCGATGCGGCATTCGCCTCCGGCTTCTTCGGGTTCGGCGGCGGCTGCGGTTCGCGCCATTGCCCACGCAGCTTCAGACTCTCGGCGAACTCGGCGCGCTCTTCGGGCGTCAGCGTCGCCGCGAAATCGGCGACGCTCGCTTCGACCATCGCGCGCAGGCTGCTGTCAGCCGCGCGCGTGCGCGCGAGCGCGGCATCGAGCGCCGCGCGATCGAGCTGCGGCGCGGCCAGCAGACGCAGTACCTCGCGACGCCCCTCGCGCCCATCGCGCGCATACTGCCGCCCTTCGCGACGCGCGTTCTTCAGGCCATCGATAAACGCCTGCTGCCGCTCGACCGGCAGCGGCCCGGCAGCGAAACGCAGCGCGCGCTGGTCCTGTGCCGCCGCCGGCTGATTCGCACCGTGCGCGGCGAACCATTGATACGCGCCGCCGGCAATCGAGCCGAGCAGAAACACGTTGAGCGCCGCGGAGCCCAGCAGCGCATATTTCCACGAGCACCCGTTCATTCGCCGCTCCAATCGGCGGTGGTACCGCCGAAGCTCGAAGTCAGATACGAGAATTCATGCACGAGCGGCGCGTTTTCGGTCAGCACGAAGAACGACACCGCGAACGCGCCGGCCACGCCGCCGAGCAGCCCGACGCCGACCACCGCCGCACCCGACCACCACAGACGCCGGCGCGCGGCCGGGCGCCGTAACGGCGCGCCGGCGATGATGCGGCTTTGCAATGCGCGGCTCGGCGGCTCGAACTGGTCGGCGCCGAGCCATGCGTCGAGGCCGGCCGCGTCGCTCAGCACCGCGTCGGCTTCGACGCGATGCGCGCGCGCCCACGCCTGCGCGGCTTCGCGTTCCCGCTCCGGCCAGCGACGCGAGTCGGCACCGTACGCTGCAACAATCTGATGGAATCTTTCGGGCGTCATGACTTGTCCTTGCTAAGGCCGCTGCCGGCCAGTTGAGCGCGCAGACTGCGGCGCGCGCGGGCCAGCAGACTTTCCAGCGCATCGACGCTGACGCCCATCAAGGCGGCGGCGTCAACGTTCGGCATTTCCTGGTAATAGGTCAGCACGAGCGCTTCGCGCTGTCGCGTCGGCAACGCGGCGAGCGCCGCGCGCACGCGCGCGTGGTCGGCGCGTGCTTCGAGCCGCGCATCGGGTAGCGCGGCGGGATCGGCGCAATCGGGCAGCTCGTCGCTCGGGTCTTCGCGCTGGCCGCGCAGACGGTCATAGCAAAGATTGAGCGCGACCCGATGCATCCACGTGTCGAACTTCGCTTCGCCTTCACGCCAGCGCGCCGCCTGTTTCCAGATTCGCACGAAGACCTCCTGCGCGACGTCCTCCGCTTCCATGCGATCGCCGAGCATGCGCGTGGCGAGCGCGAGCAGCCGCGGCAGCTTGCGCGCGACCAGCGAGCGCACCGCGCCGGGCTCCTCGCGGCCCACTCGCGCGATCAGCTCGGCGTCCGGATCGGGAGGGGCTTCGTTCAAGACGCGCGGCTCCATCGCGGCACGATGTACCCCGCCTTGAACCGTCCGGGTGTATGGACGTCATTCACTTGCCGCCACTCCTTCTGCCGCCATGTTGATTTCGCCTGATCGCAAACGTTGCACTCGCGGCGCGCCGTTTCTTCTTTAACGCGGCAGCGCAAGAAATCCGTCGCGCGATTTGTGGGAAAGGGCACATAGGCCGCGTCAACGAAAGGCAATAGTCGGCGTTCTGACCGAAGATTTTCACTTTTCGATGCTTCAATGCGCGGGCTTCAATCCGAATCGTCGGCCGTTACGCTTCTAACAACAATTCCCAGCACCGTCCATACCTAACGATGGAACGGGCTGGACCGCGACTGTGGAGCCCACAAAAATGTTTCGCAAATCCCTTTTGCCCATTCCGTTTGCCGCCGCACTGTTTGTGCTGAGCGCGTGCGGAAACAGCGGCGTTAGCTCTTCTTCTGCTGCATCCACTACGCCGGCTGCTACCGTATCCGCTCAGGACGCGCTGACCACCGCAACGCCGATCAAGCACCTGGTCGTGATCTTCGGTGAGAACCGTTCTTTCGATCACTACTTCGGCACCTATCCGAACGCGCAGAACCCGGTCGGTGAACCGGCGTTCACGGCGGCGGCGAGCACGCCGACCCAGGTCAACAATCTGAATCAGAAGTCGCTTCTGACGAGCAACCCGAACTTCCTCAACACGGCGAACAACGCGGCCTTCGCGGGTAGCGGTATCAATCCGTTCCGCCTCGACCGCAGCCAGGCCAACACGAACGGCCAGTCGCACGACTATATGAAGGAACAGCTCGCCTACAATAACGGCGCGGCGGACCTGTTCCCCAAGTACACGGGTAACAACAGCGCCGGTAGCGGCACGACGTTCGGCACCCCGGGTCTCGTGATGGGCTACTTCGACGGCAACACGGTCACCGCGCTCTGGAACTACGCCCAGAAC
The genomic region above belongs to Paraburkholderia sp. HP33-1 and contains:
- a CDS encoding acyl-CoA dehydrogenase, with the protein product MQDALIINTRDLEFQLFEVLEAETLTQRARHADHSRETFNAALETAHAVAVEKFAPHNRLLDEHEPQFDGQRVTMPHEVKDALDALRTTGFLATGKDYEWGGMQLPSVISFACLSLFQSANIATSSYAMLTSANANVIERFGSEAQKRKYLGALLEGRAFGTMALTEPQAGSSLSDLTTTATPNPDGTWSIRGNKIFISGGDHELSENIVHLVLARIPGGPPGVKGISLFTVPKFRVNDDGSLGERNDVALAGLIHKMGWLGTTSTMLSFGEHGECVGELVGEPHHGLAYMFHMMNEARIGVGLGAVMLGYRGYLASLDYARERPQGRHPTNKNPLDPQLPLIEHADVRRMLLAQKAYVEGAYALSLYAARLVDEQNTGESENARAEAGLLLDLLTPIVKSWPSQWCLEANSLAIQIHGGYGYTREYPVEQFYRDNRLNMIHEGTHGIQAIDLLGRKVTMKQGAALKLLARELQRTIDAAREHAPLQAHADALGAAWRDLSGTLEALLPALASDTDRALANANAFLEAFGHIVLAWTWLRQALVANAALPRANGAADQDFYRGKLHACQWFFRCELPRVASMLALLRTLDDTTLSMAPQWF
- a CDS encoding BON domain-containing protein — encoded protein: MKTLNLVKALGIALCVASASSAYAQASDAQAPAATTAAPATSNRAADRKLGRDVRRALARAQGFNVSNVFVRARSGAVTLTGSVPDGSMIQQAADVTKGVPGVTSVNNRLTLGVPAGGGNGGGG
- a CDS encoding DUF1501 domain-containing protein, whose product is MLSRRRFLSVAAAGAGALFVSPHIAFAHVATDRRFVFVIQRGAADGLNIVVPYADPAYATLRGPLAIDASTAPHLDGTFALHPALAQVAKLYADREVLFVHAVASPYRDRSHFDGQNVLETGGTSPYQMNDGWLNRLAAQLPATRENAIAFAPTVPMALRGPAAVTSYAPSALPQAPDDLLARVSQLYEQDAQLRPLWESAMAARGLAGDAGARQDPASLGKLAASFLARDDGPRIAMIETGGWDTHSAQNARLANQLKALDTMLAALRDGMGSSWSKTTVLAATEFGRTAAANGTGGTDHGTGSVAMVLGGSVQGGRVIADWPGLAPHQLYQSRDLKPTASLDALISGTASESLGLDPERTAAALFGRTVAGRPMTGVVRA
- a CDS encoding DUF1800 domain-containing protein, which codes for MANSPNLNSAAVALNRFGLGARADETPPADPKGWLLAQFEQYQARPAAWANQPDSIALSKELLQQRMQIEQQAKQTAGEGTNASSAATNTAAAIQTDAQAARQSERKALRVEILDMYRSSVNARVASALTTPTPFIERLVHFWANHFAVSTEKPGVAALAGSFEAEAIRPHVLGRFEDMLVAVERHPAMQLFLDQARSVGPDSMAALRAVQRNPDNKRGLNENLAREIMELHTLGVRSGYSQDDVTEFARALTGWSLVGNPGNGGANANRRALEQNGEPGSFVFRPALHEPGSRTIMGRRYDDAGEQQALAILHDLAHAPATARHIGTKLARHFVADDPPAGVSERLADAFTRSDGDLPTVYRALIDTPQAWSPGAMKFKTPWEWTISSMRGLGWHDLGNQQSAPILTQLGQPVWRPGSPAGYDDIAASWAAPDALVRRVEVAQRFAARVGDRLDARSLGQTLLAGSLSEPTATAVSRAESASTAIALLLVSPDFQRR
- a CDS encoding periplasmic heavy metal sensor; the encoded protein is MNGCSWKYALLGSAALNVFLLGSIAGGAYQWFAAHGANQPAAAQDQRALRFAAGPLPVERQQAFIDGLKNARREGRQYARDGREGRREVLRLLAAPQLDRAALDAALARTRAADSSLRAMVEASVADFAATLTPEERAEFAESLKLRGQWREPQPPPNPKKPEANAASGE
- a CDS encoding RNA polymerase sigma factor; protein product: MEPRVLNEAPPDPDAELIARVGREEPGAVRSLVARKLPRLLALATRMLGDRMEAEDVAQEVFVRIWKQAARWREGEAKFDTWMHRVALNLCYDRLRGQREDPSDELPDCADPAALPDARLEARADHARVRAALAALPTRQREALVLTYYQEMPNVDAAALMGVSVDALESLLARARRSLRAQLAGSGLSKDKS